Part of the Desulfobacterales bacterium genome is shown below.
CATACAGGCCGGGGGTATCGCCTGGTGTGTTTGAAGCTTTACAGCGTTCTGAAGACACTATTCTTCATCTTGAGCAGACGTTTCGAAACCGCTTGAGACCGGTGGACACCTCCAGCCCACGTGCGACTCTAGAGGGTTTTCTGGATAGTGTCAATCGCGCCTATATCTTGGTGATGGAAACCCATGCGGCGCTCAAAGCCAGCCCGCCTGAAATGACGATTGATGAGGCTCGAAAATTTGAAGCCATGGCTGAAAATCTTATGCGGCGCGCTGCAGCAACGCTTGATCTCAGCGATGTACCAAGAGCAACGCGTCCGGATGTCGGTATCGAGTCTGCTTTACAGCTGAAAGAGATCTTGGATCGGGCGATGCTGCCTTTAATAGATACGGTTCCCGACCTACCCATGGTTAAGGCTGAAAGGCAACGCCTGGGATCGGGATTGCCGGTTCGCTGGCGTTATCCAAATACCCCCATTGAAATCATCGAGGTCTTGGAGGGCGAGCAACAGGGCAGTTTTCTTTTCAGCGCCGCGACGATCCGCCGTTTACACAGATACTACACGGAAGTCGCGGATCTTCCGTATCGCTCCGATCAGTCTAAAAAAGAGCTGGGATACATCTCCCCGCAGATATCCGCGGGCTTTTACGAATTTTATATTACAACGCCTGGTGATCTGATTCCCAGGACAACGTTCTTGGGCCGGCTCGTTGAACGCTTGCCCGATAGGTTAAAAACGGTTCATGGAGGCCAGACCACCTGGCAGTGGATTGCTATGATTCTCAGCGTTCTCGTCCTGACCGTTGCATCCATTCTGGTCTATTACGTTTTTAGGCGCTTGGCCGGAAAGTTACAGGCGCCTTTGAATCAGTGGTTCATGATTTTTGCCCCTTTGATCATCGCAGGCCTGGTGGTCATTGCCGTCGATTATATAAACAACGACCTCAACATCACCGGCAGGTCTTTGCTGGTCATTATCACAGCCAGCAATGCCATCGTCTCTATTTTGTTGGCATGGGTGGTATACGTTCTTATCCGGGCGATTGCGGATTCGATTACTGCCCTGCTGAAACTACCCGTGGAGAGCGTAAAAATGAGTCTGATACAATTGAGCTCACGCGTCATTGGTGCCTTGCTGTTCGCATGGGTGTTGATCGCGGGTTTGAGAAATTTGGGAGTCGATGTCGTTCCGCTGGTTGCCGGTCTGGGTGTTGGTGGTCTGGCCATCGCCCTGGCGGCCCGACCGACTATGGAAAGCATTATCAGCAGCTTCATGATCTATCTGGACAAACCATTTCGGGTAGGTCAGCGTGTCAATGCATTGGGTCAGGATGGTACCATCGAAGCTATTGGCCTGCGTTCAACCAAGATTCGGTTGTTGACCGGGCCGCTGACATCGATTCCCAACGAAAAAATGATAGCAGCCGAGGTCCAAAACATCGGCCGTCGGCCCTATATTCGACGTCTTTTTAATGTCACCATTACCTACGACACTTCACCGGAAAAGATCAATCGTGCAGTGGAGATTTTGCGGGAGATACTATCAGTGCCTGAAACAGAACCAACCGCTACCACCGGTGCAACGGAGAACAGCTCTGAAACGACACCGCATCCCAACGAAGCCATCAACCAGGAAGATTTTCCGCCGCGGGTTTATTTCAACGAATTGAATGCGGATTCCCTGAATATCATTGTCATCTACTGGTACCACCCGCCCGAGTATTGGCCCTACCTTGAGCACGCCAACTGGATTAATATCCAGATCATGGAACGTTTCAACGCAGAAGGTATTGATTTTGCCTTCCCGACCCAAACATTGCACCTGGCCGGCGACGACAAGCGACCCCTCACTGTGGGACAGCGCTGGGAATCTGAGGAAGATTCATTTTCGCCCAGCGCGGTTTTGGCCCAGGCCGCAGCCCTGGGCGCCCAGGCCGTGCAGACGACGCCTACTGCGGCCAGCGATGCGGTGCGGCCGGAAGCCATCGAACGTGATACCTCAAAAACACAGCCTGATGGAGAACTGACCGACGCACCGCTTGAAGATGACGTCATGCAGGGCGATGAAGCAGGAGACGCTAAAGGATAATCAAATGACCCCAATCACGAGTGAATAAGAAAGACCAAATCAAGCGCCATTAGCGATTGCGCTAAAAAGAGAAAATTCTCATTTTCCCCCAAATGAGCGCCATAAAGATAATAAGGAAGAAACAGCCTGGAAAGACGAGCAATGCTTTCACCCAATCCCACAAGGATGTGGGATTTACGACTTCCTTTCTTATTAAGGATTCATTGATATGCTTAAAATTTTTTCTGACAAAGTCCTTTACGTAGTATGGCAGGCTCTCGTCAATCATATATCTCTTGAAATCCTGCTCAACTCTAGTGCCGGATACCGACCAGTCTTCTGCGGATTTGCAGAACAGTTCATATTCTGTCCTGCCGGTTGCCAAGGAGATATTGTATAGAGAACGCTCCCTTGCAATCTGATCAGCCTGGCTGTTTTTTTGAACCTTCTTATAAAAGCCCCAAAACATGTATCCCACCAGAAATAGAGCGCATATCCCCGCAATTAAATTCATTTCGGTCGCATATTGGGGGCCTCGATCAACGCTGGCAACAGCTTTGGTCTGTGAAAGTGGTGCAAGACGACCCTTGAATCTATAATCCTGCAGGTTGAAATATAGACTCACAAAAACCGTAACACCAATAACTAAAAGGACCACAATGCAACAATAGGCAATAAGTTTTTTATCCATTTGATCATCCCCAATACTTCATTCAAGTTCATTCATATCAAATGGTATGTGTTGGAAAGGTAATTGAGACCAGCAGCCGGGCGAAATCTGCCACGCCCTGCAAGCTTTTTGGATAAATTCTATGGGTTCTTTGAACTGATACTCAACCCGTGGGAAGTGCGTCCGCTGGCGGCACGATGGCAATATCGCCGACCGCATTGATCCAGGCCTTATGACCGGCCCGTTCAAGTACCTCCACCGTGCGGGCGGGATACCCGTCTTCTACAAGCTGCTGCCAGATGGCGGCATTTTTCTGAAAATATTCTGTGAGCGACATCTCTTCGACCAGGGGCTGTAGAAACCCATCGGGCCCGCGAAAGCAGATTTTCTGGGCTTTGAGTAATTCATCCAGGTGCCCGCTAAAAGATGGCCAGAATTGCCGGTCGCTGCGGATGGCACCGGCCAGATCGGCCAGCAGCATGGCTTCCGGATCGTTGTCATGCATGGAAAACCAGGGCATAAAGACAATATGGCCCAGGTTGTCCAGACTGAACGCAAACTCACTTGGGTACAGGCTATCGTTGTCCTTTCGATAGACGGCATAACGTGTCTGGATACCGTAGCCGTTGGTTCCCGCAATCAGCATACCGTCATCAGCGAGCAGCTTAGCGGCATGCGACAGCATTGTTTTTCTGCTTTGGGGCTCAAAATAGATCAAAAGGTTCATGCAGCGGATCACGGTGGCCGGCGGCAGATCCAGTTGCAGGAGATCTTCTTTGATCAGGGTCAAATTATTGCTCTCAAAATCCCGAATGTGATGCTGAATGAGCTTACAGCCATCTTTTTCGATCTGTTGGCTGACAGTGCCGTCGGATTGCGGCAATTGGGGAGCCAAATCCGCATACAGTGCTTCGAAACGCTGGCGAGTGCCGGCTGGATCTTCGTAAAGGGCCCGGCCAGAGGGATCCATGGAAGCCTGAAAGTATTGGAATCCCCCGGCTTGATCAAAGCAGGCGTAATGGCCGGCCGGATCGTACAGCACAAAATCGGCAAATGAGCGGTCAACTCCGTAGACCTGCCAGTCGGGCAGCGCCCGGGCGGATTCGGCCGGTGTCACCGGTGGGAAACCACATCCAATATCCACGAATAGCGGTGAACTGTCAAAAGGCGGGGCGTATTCGCCGGCGACATAAGCATCCAGTTTTTGATGCCGGCCCGGCAGTGTAATCGGCGGGATCCGGCCGCCCCAGGCCCGCGGCAACATGGTGGGAATGGTGACCGAAAGCCACCGGATCAAGGCCGTGTTGAACTGCTCGACGCCATATCCGGCGCGCTTCATCAAGACCAGCATACGCTCGATAAATGCCTGGGTGTCCGGCGGCAGCTTGGGCAAATCAACGGATGTTGCCAGCTGTTGCGGAAGACGTGCGCCCAGGTGTTGCTCTACCAGGTCGTTAAATTCGGTTTGCATACTATCCTTCCGATCTTTTTCTTGTTCGGTTTCCAGATTATCCGATAGCTCTGTTCCGTCCCGCCGCTGTCATTTATCCAGCCAAATGTCAAACTGGGTGCCTTCTTCTCCGAGCACCGGCGGGTTGATATTTTTGACATAATTTCTGACAAAAAAATAATATTGCCGGCCAAAAAGGTACAAAAAGGGCGCGTCTTGATTGACTTTCCGGGCGATGTCGCACCAGGTCCTGGCCCGTATTGCCGGATCGGTGCTCAGTCGCTGCTGAATCAACAGCTTGTCGACTTCCGGATTGGCATAACCGGTAACGTTCCAGGGGCTTTTGGAGTGTAAGACGGCTGTGGTCGTGGGACCCATATCGTATCCGCCGCGAATGAGCCAGGAGATGCAATCGAAATTCTTAGAGAACAATTTTTTCATGATGCCGGGAAAATCCTGCGGGACCGGGTTTACCTTAATTCCGATTTCTTTCATCATCTGCTGCAGAATAATGCCGGCCTCTCTTCCCCGATTTGTTGCCGTGTGAACATATTCAAATTCTACCGGTTTTGCGACCTCGGCCATCAGCGCCCGGGCTTTTGCCAGATCGTGCTGCAGATACTCCGTGTCGCTGCAGTCCAGCGAATTGCCAAACCAGTTCTCTGTGTAAGGCGTAATGTCCTGGTAACTGGCACGGATATACTTTTTCTGATCCCATGCATGGGCGATGGCACGGCGCACCCTGACATCATCAAAAGGCGGTCGAGTGGTGTTAAGGGCCAGGATTCCAGCACCACGAAAGTGTACGATGTGTTTTTGAAAATCCGGATTGGCAGACAGTTTTTTGACATGCGCCGGCCGATCGGTAATCATGATATCGGCCTGGCCTGATACCAGAGTGGCGTAGCGTGATTCATGGTCCGGAATGGCGCGATAGACCACCGCGTCCAGATAGGGCCGATCCTTTTTCCAGTAATTCGGATTCTTGGTTACCGTGATGCGGTCGCCGCGTTTCCACTCTTTGATCATAAAAGGCCCCGTGCCCACCGGTGCCCGGTTCTGGGTATCTTCCTCGACCGCTTTGGGTGATGGGATCAGGGCGGTAAATCCGGATGGGTCGGTCAGAACAGCCATAAATGGCAGCCAGGCGTGCTTCAAGCGAAACCGCACTTCGTATTCGCCGGTCTTTTCGATGCCAATGATGGGCCGGAACAGTATTCGTTGGCGGTAGCGGTTTTTGGGATCCAACAGACGCTGCCAGTGATGGACGACGGCATCGGCGTTAAATGGCGTGCCGTCATGAAATTGGACGCCCTGGCGCAGTTCAATCGTCCATATTTTGCCGTCTTCAGAAGAGGTGGCCGAGATCCCCAGGAGCGGAATGATATTGTCATTTTTATCCCGTGCAAACAATTTTTCCATTACCAGGTTTCCCGTTACCCTGCCGCCGCCCACAGCGGAACGGGCCTTGATGGCATCGAACCCCATGGCATCGACTTCGCCAAGCAAGCGCAGGGTACCGCCATATTTGGGGCCCGCCCAGGCCACGGGAGCGGTGATAAGTGTGATCAGCACCACCAGGAAAAAAATAATAAAACAGCTT
Proteins encoded:
- a CDS encoding mechanosensitive ion channel family protein, with amino-acid sequence YRPGVSPGVFEALQRSEDTILHLEQTFRNRLRPVDTSSPRATLEGFLDSVNRAYILVMETHAALKASPPEMTIDEARKFEAMAENLMRRAAATLDLSDVPRATRPDVGIESALQLKEILDRAMLPLIDTVPDLPMVKAERQRLGSGLPVRWRYPNTPIEIIEVLEGEQQGSFLFSAATIRRLHRYYTEVADLPYRSDQSKKELGYISPQISAGFYEFYITTPGDLIPRTTFLGRLVERLPDRLKTVHGGQTTWQWIAMILSVLVLTVASILVYYVFRRLAGKLQAPLNQWFMIFAPLIIAGLVVIAVDYINNDLNITGRSLLVIITASNAIVSILLAWVVYVLIRAIADSITALLKLPVESVKMSLIQLSSRVIGALLFAWVLIAGLRNLGVDVVPLVAGLGVGGLAIALAARPTMESIISSFMIYLDKPFRVGQRVNALGQDGTIEAIGLRSTKIRLLTGPLTSIPNEKMIAAEVQNIGRRPYIRRLFNVTITYDTSPEKINRAVEILREILSVPETEPTATTGATENSSETTPHPNEAINQEDFPPRVYFNELNADSLNIIVIYWYHPPEYWPYLEHANWINIQIMERFNAEGIDFAFPTQTLHLAGDDKRPLTVGQRWESEEDSFSPSAVLAQAAALGAQAVQTTPTAASDAVRPEAIERDTSKTQPDGELTDAPLEDDVMQGDEAGDAKG
- a CDS encoding CheR family methyltransferase; this translates as MQTEFNDLVEQHLGARLPQQLATSVDLPKLPPDTQAFIERMLVLMKRAGYGVEQFNTALIRWLSVTIPTMLPRAWGGRIPPITLPGRHQKLDAYVAGEYAPPFDSSPLFVDIGCGFPPVTPAESARALPDWQVYGVDRSFADFVLYDPAGHYACFDQAGGFQYFQASMDPSGRALYEDPAGTRQRFEALYADLAPQLPQSDGTVSQQIEKDGCKLIQHHIRDFESNNLTLIKEDLLQLDLPPATVIRCMNLLIYFEPQSRKTMLSHAAKLLADDGMLIAGTNGYGIQTRYAVYRKDNDSLYPSEFAFSLDNLGHIVFMPWFSMHDNDPEAMLLADLAGAIRSDRQFWPSFSGHLDELLKAQKICFRGPDGFLQPLVEEMSLTEYFQKNAAIWQQLVEDGYPARTVEVLERAGHKAWINAVGDIAIVPPADALPTG
- a CDS encoding ABC transporter substrate-binding protein translates to MKSQMVDLQAMVSRVTRSCFIIFFLVVLITLITAPVAWAGPKYGGTLRLLGEVDAMGFDAIKARSAVGGGRVTGNLVMEKLFARDKNDNIIPLLGISATSSEDGKIWTIELRQGVQFHDGTPFNADAVVHHWQRLLDPKNRYRQRILFRPIIGIEKTGEYEVRFRLKHAWLPFMAVLTDPSGFTALIPSPKAVEEDTQNRAPVGTGPFMIKEWKRGDRITVTKNPNYWKKDRPYLDAVVYRAIPDHESRYATLVSGQADIMITDRPAHVKKLSANPDFQKHIVHFRGAGILALNTTRPPFDDVRVRRAIAHAWDQKKYIRASYQDITPYTENWFGNSLDCSDTEYLQHDLAKARALMAEVAKPVEFEYVHTATNRGREAGIILQQMMKEIGIKVNPVPQDFPGIMKKLFSKNFDCISWLIRGGYDMGPTTTAVLHSKSPWNVTGYANPEVDKLLIQQRLSTDPAIRARTWCDIARKVNQDAPFLYLFGRQYYFFVRNYVKNINPPVLGEEGTQFDIWLDK